One Phoenix dactylifera cultivar Barhee BC4 chromosome 14, palm_55x_up_171113_PBpolish2nd_filt_p, whole genome shotgun sequence DNA window includes the following coding sequences:
- the LOC103704847 gene encoding peroxidase 43: MATSSPSRVMPWHTALLMALLSSLQCLSLAKLQVGFYSNSCPNAESIVRSVVRAAASSDPTVPAALLRLHYHDCIVQGCDASILIEKTDAKRPEKQAQSHAGLRGLDVIDRAKAQLETACPGVVSCADIVALAARDSVVLSRGPNYKVPTGRRDGRVSNETDAANMPDVNDTIAALRAKFAQKGLSEKDLVVLSGAHTIGTTACFFIEKRLYNFVPGGGSDPTINPRFLPELQSQCPKGGGTNARLPLDRGSEKVFDMQILSNIQSGFGVIESDANLYNNARTKAIIDSYLDSMNSIVGPSFESDFVRSIVKMGKIGVLTGTEGEIRQVCSAFN; this comes from the exons ATGGCCACTTCTTCACCATCTAGAGTCATGCCGTGGCACACTGCCTTGCTCATGGCTCTGCTCTCCTCTCTCCAATGTCTCTCCCTCGCGAAGCTTCAAGTAGGCTTTTACTCCAATTCATGCCCAAATGCTGAGTCCATTGTCCGCTCAGTTGTGAGGGCGGCTGCCTCCTCTGACCCCACTGTACCTGCAGCTCTCCTCAGGCTCCACTACCATGACTGCATTGTTCaa GGTTGCGATGCATCAATACTGATCGAGAAGACAGATGCTAAGCGCCCGGAGAAGCAGGCGCAGAGCCACGCCGGGCTGCGAGGCCTCGATGTGATAGACCGAGCGAAAGCCCAGTTGGAAACTGCATGCCCGGGCGTTGTCTCCTGTGCAGACATAGTAGCCCTCGCAGCTCGCGATTCTGTTGTTCTG AGTCGAGGACCAAATTATAAAGTCCCCACAGGCCGAAGAGATGGTCGAGTTTCTAACGAAACTGATGCAGCAAACATGCCTGATGTCAATGATACAATAGCAGCGCTCAGAGCAAAATTCGCACAGAAGGGCCTTTCAGAAAAAGATCTAGTGGTCCTCAGTG GGGCGCATACAATTGGAACAACTGCATGCTTCTTCATAGAAAAACGGCTCTATAATTTTGTTCCTGGTGGTGGATCAGATCCAACCATAAATCCTCGGTTCCTTCCCGAGCTCCAGTCCCAGTGTCCCAAAGGAGGAGGCACCAATGCTCGATTACCACTCGACCGAGGGAGCGAAAAAGTTTTCGACATGCAGATACTAAGCAACATCCAATCGGGGTTCGGAGTGATAGAATCTGATGCTAACCTCTACAACAATGCCCGGACGAAGGCGATCATCGACTCTTACCTCGACTCCATGAATTCGATCGTCGGGCCATCCTTTGAATCCGACTTCGTTAGGTCGATAGTGAAAATGGGAAAGATTGGCGTGCTGACAGGGACTGAAGGAGAAATCAGGCAAGTATGTTCAGCTTTTAACTGA